The segment AATGTTTCTTTGGCTTTTTTTATTTTAAGGCTAAGAACACAAATGTACAGCATACGCTGGAAGGGGAATATCCTGAAATGTCAATGACCCGCACGGTCAGTCAGAATTCAACACACTATATCATTCTCATCGCTGTCATTATTGCGGCGGGAATTAGCCAGGGACTGCTGCTGCCAGTACTGGCTATATTTTTGGAACGCATGGGTGTCTCCTCCGGGATGAACGGCCTGAACGCGGCTGCTCTGTATGTCGGCTCCTTCGGCATGACCCTCGTAGCTGAACGGATTCTCGGAAGACTAGGCTTCAAAAAACTGATTATCGGCGGGCTTCTGCTCGTGATGGCAGCACTTATGGCATTTCCGTTGTTTCCAAGCCTGGGTCTGTGGTTCGTTCTGCGAATTCTGGTCGGTGTTGGCGACAGTGCCCTTCACTACGCCTCTCAGCTATGGGTGCTGATGATGTCCACGGACCGCAACCGCGGCAGAAGCATTTCCATATACGGAATGTCTTATGGCATCGGCTTCAGCATCGGTCCGCTGGGAATTAATCTTTTGAATTACGGCACAGCGGTACCCTTCTTCGCACTGGCTGCCTTGTATGCTGCCCTGCTCGTGGTGGTTCTGCTTAGATTGCCGGATGCACGTCCGGAGAAGCACTCAGGCAGCGCCGCCGAAACCAGAGGAAGATACCGTTTAAGCTACCGGCTTGCCTGGTTTGCACTTATTCCCGCCTTTTTGTACGGATATATGGAGGCGGGCCTGCATAGTAACTTCCCGGTTTACGGGCTTCGTAGCGGCTTTACGCTGGAGCAGATTTCGTCCCTGCTTCCTTTTATCGGCATTGGTGGACTGATCCTGCAGCTTCCGCTAGGCATCTGGAGTGACCGATTCGGCAGAAAAAGAGTGCTTACGCTTTCCGGCTTCATTGGCGGAATCAGCTTTCTGCTCATTCCGTTCGCGGGAACGAACTTTTGGATGGTTTTGATTCTTCTTACCCTTGCCGGGGGCATGGTAGGATCATTCTTCTCGCTTGGTCTCGCCTATGCAGCGGATATCTTGCCGAGGGCCATACTTCCGGCAGCGAATGTTGTCGCTTCCTTCCATTTTAACATGGGAAGCATCCTCGGGCCGAATATAGGAGGAGCGGTCATGCAGACCGGCTGGATCGGCGGCGTGTTTGTTCTGCTGGGGCTGTTTTATCTGATCTTTTCCAGCCTTAGCCCTTGGTTTAAAGGAAGCCCGTTCAAGCTATAGGGAACATGTGTTCTCATGGCAATTAAGGGTAGTTTCTTCTAAACTAGAGGTATGGAATGTAACGCGACGGGAGAGAGACAAATGATAAAAGTGGATCGCCTGATCAAGAAAATTGTCACCGAGCCCAAGCCGGTGCTAAAAGATATAAGCTTTCAAATGGAGCCAGGAGAAATGATCGGCCTGATCGGCGGCAGCGGCAGCGGGAAGAGTCTGCTGCTCAGCTGTCTGGCACTGCGCCAAAAATGGGACGGCGGACGCTTTCTCATTGACGGAGAGGATGTGCTTAAGGCTGGCGGCCGGCGCAGAATCCGCCGGGAGTGGGCTTATCTGGAGCAAAATCCGGAGCTGAACCGCAACCGTACAGCCCTAAAAAATGTTCTGGTAGGACAGTCCAGCCAAACGCCGCTGTGGCGCATGATCACCGGTATGGTCCGCTCGGATGATTATATGGGAGCGATGGATACGATTGAGCATTTAGGTTTGCTGGACAAGGCCAAACGCAAGACAGGAGAGCTGAGTGGTGGCGAGAAGCAAAGAATTGCGATTGCACGGGCGCTCGTCCATGGTGCGAAGGTCATTCTCGCAGATGAGCCGGTTATGGGCCTTGATCCAAAGTCAGCCGAGCATGTCCTGCAAACGCTGCGTTCTCTGTGCGAAGAGGAGCGCCTAACCGTCATCGCAGTGATCCCGCTGGAGCTTGCTGAGAAATATTGTACTCGCATACTGGGTCTTGCCGGCGGGGAGATTGCCGTAGATGTGACCGGAAGACGTCTTACCCACGGTGAAAAAAGCAGACTGTAATTTAAGTGTATTCTCAGGAACAGGTACGTTATAGAAAGGTGATGCATGGAACATTGAAATGGATAAAGCAGACGACAGCCGGTCTAATGGCGCTTCTGCTCAGCGGATGCAGCTTTATTAGCGACCCGGTATCGCTCATGACGACACCGGATCTGCCTGCTGATAAGGCGACGCTGATGGGGGCTGTCAGCTCGGCTCTGAGTGCCAAAGGCTCTGAGAAGGGGGATATTATTCGTCCCCGCCGCGATCCGGATCCCAGCTCGATTCGAATCGAGGATTTGAACGGTGACGGTGTCATGGAGGCCGTGGTGTTCTACAAGACTCCGAATCAAGAGGTGCAGATTCACGGCATGATTATGCAGGAGCAAGGCAGCTCATGGGTGAAAAAACTGGATTTTGACGGAGAAGGGACTGTTCTTGAATCCTTCGAGCTCATTGATATTACGAATGACGGCAAGCTGGATATTGTCGCAGGGTTCTCCAGAGGACAGGAGGAGCTGCAAAACGGTCTGGCTGTATACAGCTTCACAGGAGACTCACTTCGCAAAATTTTGACAATTCCATTCACGCAGGTGGAGATTACTGACCTTAACGGTGACCGGGTGGATGAGCTTACCGTCGTCTCGCTGCAGCGATATGAGCTGTCCTTTATTGCAACGTATCAGTATGACAGCAGTGAAGATGATTTCAAGGAGCTCTCGAAGCTGGACCTAGGCCAAAACATTGAGAGTTATTACAATATTGTCTCAGGAAACGTGTCGAAGGACAAAGAAGGAGTCATTCTGGATACGACGATTGTGTCCAATTCCTCTACCTCCAAGATGATTGTGATGGAGAATGGCGAACTGATTGATGTGCTGAAGGAGGATGCAGCGTATAAAGAGCTGCCTGTGCTCAGCCAGGATGTAAATGGTGATGGAATTCTGGAAATCGGACTGCTGGAGGAGCCCGCAGGCTGGAAGGATGCCCGATATGAGGATATTCCGTTTCTCAGCTCTTACTATCAATGGGATGGCGAGACAAGGCTGGCCAGCAAGAAAGAGGGCTTGTCCTTCGTATCACAGCGGTATGAGGATATGGAACGCCGATTTTTTCTGAATTTTCCTGTCGAATGGTATAACCTGATTACGATTGATCCTGCATCGGACAAAGATGAGTATCTGCGTTTTGTGATGACGAATACCGGCAAGACCGTAGCGGAAGTGAAGTTTTTCCCGGCTGCAGAGTGGGAGCAGGAGAAGCAGGAATGGAAGCTGCTGGTCAAGGACGACGATCAGATTATTGGCTATAAAGGGGACATGAAGCTGATTAAAAATGAGAAAAAGGCCAGCAGCGAGGTTGCGCCTATTGAGAGAAAGGGGAATTAACCATTGAGCAAAGTTCTCATATTGGAAGATGAAGAATCCATCCGCAGCTTTATTGTGATCAATTTGAAGCGTAACGGTCTGGAGGTTCTGGAAGCGGGAGACGGAAATGAAGCGCTGCATCTGCTGCAGACTGTACCGGACATTGATATTGCGCTTCTCGATGTGATGGTGCCTGGCATTGACGGGTTTGAGGTATGCCGCAGAATCCGCGAAGCGAATGAGCGAATCGGGATTATTTTCCTCACAGCCAAGGTGCAGGAGCAGGATAAGGTATACGCGCTTTCGGTCGGCGCCGACGATCATGTCAGCAAGCCGTTCAGTCCGACCGAGCTGATCGCGAGGCTGCAGTCACTCCTTCGCCGTGTCAATGTACAGCGTGCCGGAAGCGCCAAGGTTAGCTTTCAGTCGGGGCCGTTTACGCTGGACCTCATATCCAAGCTGTTTAAGAAGAACGGCAAGACGCTGGAGCTGACGCCGACTGAATTCTCTCTGGTGCAGTTTTTCCTGGAAAAGGAGAATACGCCGCTGAGCCGGGACGTGCTGCTGGATCATGTATGGGGCAAGGAATATATGGGCGATCCCAAAATTGTGGACGTGAACATCCGCAGATTACGCCAGAAAATTGAAGACAATCCTTCCGAGCCGGAGTTCCTGCAAACGGTATGGGGACATGGCTACAAGTGGAAGGGTAAGGGCCAATGATCAAAAAAGGGATCCGGCGGGAGATCGTGGTTCACTACTTTCTGGTAGTGTTTATGGCGCTCCTGCTGGTCGAGGTTATATTTCTTTTGGCGGTAAGGACTTATTACTATGACAGTGTCTACAGCCATATCGCCTCCCATATCGTGCTAGCGGATGAATATTATCAAACCTATGCGCTGCGGGATAAAAATACATCGATCATCAATCAGGTCATTTCCTACTTCGAGCTATACGGGACAGAGCTGCAGGTGCTGAATCTCGATGGAAGAATACTTTCCAGCTCTAATGATTTTGATACGGATAATGTGATTCAGACCAGTGATGTGACCCAGGCGCTGGCCGGTGAAACGAGCCGGTGGGTAGGGAAACAGCCCGGAACGAATCAGATTGTCATGTCCGTCTCCAAAACCTTGAAAAACGCAGGTGAGAATCAATACATACTTCGCTATGTAACCTCACTGGAGAAGATCAACGACAAGCTGCTGAATCTCACGATGCTGTCCATTCTGATCGGAACTGCCGTGCTGGCTACCGTGCTGGCCTTCAGTATTGGCTTGGCGAACTCGATTGTTAAGCCCATTAACAATATTCGTGCTGTGTCTGCTCAGATGGCAAAGGGGCGCTTCAACGTACGGGTAAAGGGCGATTACAAATATGAGCTGGGTGAGCTGGCTTCAACGCTGAATTATATGGCACAAGAAATTGTACGCAGTAACCAGGTCAAGGATGACTTCATATCCTCCATCTCCCATGAGCTTCGGACACCGCTCACGAGCATTAAAGGCTGGAGTGAAACACTCAATTCTGGCGGGTACGATCCCGAAGAGACGCGCATCGGAATGCAGATCATTACGAAGGAAACCGATCGGCTTATCGGCCTCGTAGAAGAAATTCTGGACTTCTCCAAGCTGCAGCAAAACGAGATGAAGCTCGTAACCAGCTCAGTCAATCTGAAAGAGCTGCTGCAGGAAATCATGCTGAATATGTGGGCCAAGGCGGAGAAAAAAGGCATCAAGCTGAATCTGGTCGCGGATTGGAAGCCAGTCATTCAGGGAGATGCCAACCGATTGAAGCAGGTATTCCTCAACCTGGTGGACAATGCCGTCAAATTCTCGCATGAGCACGGCACTGTCGATCTCACCTTTGAGATGGAAGAGGGCTTTGTGGCCGTTGTCGTGCGCGACTATGGCATTGGCATTAGCGAGGAGCATATTCAAAGAGTTAAGGATCGGTTTTTCCAGGTGAACCCTGTCAATGGTGGAACCGGGCTGGGTCTGGCAATTACGCAGCAGCTCGTGGAACTGCATCGCGGGACGCTGCAGATGGCCAGTGAGCTGGGTCAAGGCACTACTGTGACCGTGCGGCTGCCGTTGCTTGAGCCGCAGCCGCAGGACATGTCCGTAAATGATCAGCAGACAGAGATCGAAGCAACGGCTTCTCCGTCACAGCAGGATCATACGTAATCAGGTTTACGCAGAGACAGGAGGAGCCTGTAATGTTCAATAATTCAACAGCATTTATAGAAACCTCATCCGGTGTATTCACGCTGGCCCCGGCGGAAGCAGGGGAAGAGGGCATGATGCTTCAGGTTCTGGTCTCTACCGCGGAGGAGATGGTTCGGCAAGCGCGTCATCAATGGACGCCGGCCTTATTTGATCTCAACCTGATGGAGCAGTACCTGAGCGAAAGATCCGTGTTTCTGCTCAAACATGAGGGGGAGCCTGCTGGCATGTTTACGATCCAGGAGAGCGACCCCTCCTATTGGCAGGATCGGAACGACACCCGTTATCATTATTTACACCGTCTCGCTGTTCTTCCCAGGTATCGGGGCTTCGAGCTGGGGCGTCAGATGATCGCCTTCGCCGAGAGGCGCTCCAGAGAGCAAGGGAAGGCAGGCTTACGCCTGGATTGTGTAACACACCTCCAGGGGTTAAATGATTATTACCTAAGACTAGGCTATCAATTTGTTGCTATGCAAGATATGGGTGGCCGTACGGTTAATTTATATCAGAAGCAGTGGTAGTCCTAATGATCTAAGCTAAAGAGGGTATCAAAAAAGCGATCCGAGTCATCGGATCGCTTTTTGTATAAGGATAATTAAGAAGAGGAGACGTTGGCGCGCAGACGGCCTTTCTCATAGACCTCCAGCAGACGCGCAGGCTGAGTACGAACCGTCGGCTTCGGTGTCACGGTTTCGTGAGGGGCAACGACAACAACATTGCCTAGTGTTCCTTTTACGCTGGCACCGTCTTTAATCACAGCACCTTCGCCAATGATGGCATGCTCGATGTGAACATTTTTCCCGATTTTTGCATTAGGCATAATAATGCTGTCCTTGACGATCGCATTCTTTCCGATCTCAGCGCCGCAGAAAATGACGGACCGCTTCGCTTTACCTTCAAATTGACAGGATTTATGAAGCAGGCTGTCACTGCTGTAATCGTATTGACGACCACTGTGAGCAGACAGCTTTGTGCGCCATGGGCGGGTGTACATAGGCCACTCAGGCTTCTCCAGAACGAGCTCTGTTTGATCCAGAACGTCCATATGAGCTTCCCACAAGCTCTCCACCGTACCCACATCTCTCCAGTAGCCTTTAAACCGGAACGCGTACAGCGGATTCTGCTCGGCCAGCATCTTTGGAATAACATCCTTGCCAAAGTCATGACTGGACTGATGATCCTGTGCATCCTCTTCGAGGTGGCGCTTCAGGTAATCCCATTGGAACAAGTAGATGCCCATTGAGGCCAAATTGCTTTCCGGCTTTTCGGGCTTTTCAGCAAATTCAGTAATTTTCAGATTCTCATCTACACTCATCACGCCAAAACGGCTGGCCTGCTCCCAAGGCACCTCCATCACAGAAATGGTTGCTGAGGCTCCTTGTTCGATATGGCTTTCCAGCATTTCACGGTAGTTCATATGATAAATGTGATCACCGGAGAGAACGAGCACATGCTCCGGATTCTGACCGTCAATGTAAGTCATGTTTTTGTAAATCGCATCTGCCGTTCCCAGGTATTGACCCTGTGGAATCTCGTCAGAGGATAATAGCGCAACTCCACCTGCTTCACTGCGCGTCATACCCCAAGGTGCTCCGTCCCCGATGTGCTCGTGCAGCGAGCTGCTCTCGTATTGTGTCAATACGCCTACGGTATCGATTCCCGAGTTTACACAGTTGCTGAGAGGAAAATCGATAATACGGTAATGGCCCCCAAACGGAACGGCTGGTTTGGCAAGCTTTGAGGTCAGTGGAGCGAGTCGTTTACCTTCTCCTCCGGCCAACAGCATAGCGATGCATTCTTTTCTCTTCATCACGTTTCCCTCCCAAAAATTTTCAACGTAATACATTAATAAACGACTGCTCCAGGGTTTGAAACGATTATATTGAGCAATTTTTATGAAAATTACAAAATAATTTTTCAGTATCATTTTTATTTTCAACATGGTTAAAATGGGGTAATAGTGTTATATTGTTTAACCATAAGATCTATTCTAAAGCAGGTGATAATTTGATCGGTAAAACCTTTTGGGAAGGAAACGCAAGCTTGGAAGCCATGTATTTGTTTCATGAAGGCACTTCGTTTCACAGCTACCGATTTATGGGCGCGCATCCGCGTATAGAAAACGGTCAGGAGGGTGTCCGGTTTACGGTATGGGCTCCGAATGCTTCTCATGTGGGGCTTGCAGGCGATTGGAACGCCTGGGACGGCTCCAAGGATTCATTACATAAGATACCCGAAACGGGCATTTGGACTCGCTTTTTCCCCGGACTTACGGTTGGTACTTTATACAAATATGAAATCACGGGGCCTCATCAAGAAATGTTTCTAAAAGCAGATCCTTATGCGTTTGCCTCCGAGCTCCGCCCGGCTACAGCCTCAGCGGTGACGGATCTTACCGGCTACAAGTGGAGCGATGCAGCTTACCGCCGCAAGAAATCCGCTGGCTACCGCAAGCCGGTCAATATTTACGAAATGCACTTTGGAACCTGGCGCCAGCATGAGGACGGAAGCTTCCTGACATACCGTGAAATGGCAGATCACCTCATTCCTTACTTGCTGGACATGAACTACACGCATGTAGAATTTATGCCCTTGGCGGAGCACCCTTATGATCTATCCTGGGGCTATCAGGGTACCGGGTTTTACTCCTTGACGAGCCGTTACGGCTCCCCACACGATTTCATGTATCTGGTGGATCAGCTGCATCAGGCAGATATCGGGGTATTGCTGGACTGGGTACCTGCGCATTTTGCCAAGGACGCGCATGGCCTGCGTCAGTTTGATGGGGGTCCGCTGTATGAGTATGAAGATCCCTCAAAAGCCGAAAAGCCGGGATGGGGCACACTCTCCTTCGATTATTCCAAGCCAGAAGTGGTTTCATTCCTCATTTCTAACGCTATTTTCTGGATGGAAATGTATCATATTGACGGTCTTCGAGTGGATGCCGTCACAAGCATGATTCGTCTCGATTTTGAGAAGGAAGAGTGGCAATATCATCCCAATGAGCAGGGCACACTGGAGAACCTGGAAGCCATCTCCTTCCTGCAGCAGCTTAACAAGACGGTATTTGAGTACTACCCGAATGCACTTATGATGGCAGAGGAATCCAGTGCTTGGCCTGGTGTAACATCCCCTGCGCACGAAGGCGGACTCGGCTTTAATTACAAATGGAACATGGGCTGGATGAACGATACGCTTTCTTACATAGAAGAAGATTTCGACCAGCGGCCGGGCAAGCATCATCTGCTGACGTTCCCGATCTGCTATGCGTATTCCGAGAACTTTGCGCTTCCCTTTTCCCATGATGAGGTTGTGCATGGCAAGAAATCACTGCTGGACAAATGTCCAGGGTCGTATGAGCAGAAATTTGCCGGACTGCGGGGGCTTCTGGGCTACCAGATGACCCAGCCGGGCAAGAAGCTTCTGTTCATGGGAGGAGAATTCGGCCAGTTTATCGAATGGAAGGATCAGGAGCAGCTGGACTGGCTGCTGCTGGATTATGAAGCCCATCGTCAGCTGCACACCTATACAGCGTCATTGAACAAGCTGTATAAAGAGCAACGCGCGCTATGGGAGCTGGATCATGATCTGGACGGCTTTCAATGGATCTGTGCGGATGATGCGGGGCAGAGCGTAGTCACGTATTTAAGGAAGAGCACCAAGCCAGGCGACACCTTGATCGTGATCATCAACTTTCAGCCTCAGCAGCATGAGCGTTACCGCATCGGCGTTCCGAAGCCGGGACAGTATGAAGAGATTTTTAATTCCGATGACGTGCTGTACGGCGGGGAAGGCCGCAGGAATAATGAGACGTTGAAGACGGACAAGGTCCCATGGCACAATCAGCATCAGAGCCTCGAGGTGATGGTTCCGCCACTAGGCATGCTCGTACTCAAAAAAAAACCGCCTCGTCCCCGTAAAACAACTGCCTCAAGCAAGCCGGGCACGAAGGGGACTACTGCAGCGAACAAGTAGAACACAAACACCACATAAAAATCAGGAGATCAGGGGGAGAGAAACCATGAAGCTGTTATTTGCCGCGGCAGAAGGTGTACCTTTTGTCAAAACAGGCGGACTTGCCGACGTGATTGGGGCTTTGCCCAAAGCGCTGCAAAAGGCCGGTGCTGACATCCGTATCGTGATGCCAAAGTATGGATCCATTTCCGAGGAGTATGTCTCACAGATGGAGCACGTCGGGGAGACCCGGGTGCAGGTAGGCTGGAGACGACAGTTTTGTGGTGTGGAAAAGATCGTGGAGGACGGAATTACGATCTATTTCATCGACAATGAGTATTATTTCAAACGGGATGGAATTTACGGCTATATGGACGATGGCGAACGTTTTTCCTTTTTCAATCGGGCCGTTCTGGAAATGCTGCCGCTTGTCGATTTCATGCCGGATGTCGTTCACTGTCATGACTGGCATGCAGGCATGATCCCGCTGCTGCTGGAGGCAGATTATCGGCATCGAGAGGGCTATGGTAATATCCGCTCTGTATTTACGATCCACAACCTGCTGTACCAAGGTGTATTTCCGTATGAGGTGCTGGTGGATACATTGGGACTGCATAGCCGTTACTTCCATGCTGAAGGTGTCGAGTACTACGGGAATGTGAATTTCCTGAAGGCCGGCATTGTCTATTCTGATCACGTTACAACCGTAAGTCCGACATATGCCCGTGAAATTCAGACCTCGTACTATGGCTATGGTCTCGATGGCATGCTGTCGTCCTGCGGTGACCGTTTAAGCGGCATTGTGAACGGCATCGATACCAAGAGCTATAATCCTGCTACCGATCCTCACATCGCGGTGAAATACCGCAGCAATCTGGGGAAAAAGGTCAAAAACAAGCTGCAGCTGCAGCAGGAGCTGGGCTTACCGGAATCCAGTACTGTTCCATTGATGGCGATGGTCACCCGATTGGTGGACTCCAAAGGACTGGATCTTGTCGTTCGTATTCTGGACGAGCTGTTATATTACGACGATATTCAGATTGTTATTCTGGGTACCGGTGACCCGTCTTATGAGCACTGGTTCCGCGAGGCAGCCATTCGCTTTCCGAATAAATGCTCCGCACAGATCTCCTTCAGTGAGCCCTTGTCCCGCAAGCTGTATGCCGCCAGTGACTTGTTCTTAATGCCATCGAAGTTCGAGCCGTGCGGCATCAGCCAGCTGATTGCGCTTCGTTACGGAAGCATTCCCATCGTTCGTGAAACCGGAGGGCTGAATGATACGGTACAGGCTTATAATGAATTTACCGGCGAGGGTAACGGCTTCTCATTTACGAATTATAATGCCCACGATATGTTGA is part of the Paenibacillus algicola genome and harbors:
- a CDS encoding MFS transporter, translating into MSMTRTVSQNSTHYIILIAVIIAAGISQGLLLPVLAIFLERMGVSSGMNGLNAAALYVGSFGMTLVAERILGRLGFKKLIIGGLLLVMAALMAFPLFPSLGLWFVLRILVGVGDSALHYASQLWVLMMSTDRNRGRSISIYGMSYGIGFSIGPLGINLLNYGTAVPFFALAALYAALLVVVLLRLPDARPEKHSGSAAETRGRYRLSYRLAWFALIPAFLYGYMEAGLHSNFPVYGLRSGFTLEQISSLLPFIGIGGLILQLPLGIWSDRFGRKRVLTLSGFIGGISFLLIPFAGTNFWMVLILLTLAGGMVGSFFSLGLAYAADILPRAILPAANVVASFHFNMGSILGPNIGGAVMQTGWIGGVFVLLGLFYLIFSSLSPWFKGSPFKL
- a CDS encoding phosphonate ABC transporter ATP-binding protein — protein: MIKVDRLIKKIVTEPKPVLKDISFQMEPGEMIGLIGGSGSGKSLLLSCLALRQKWDGGRFLIDGEDVLKAGGRRRIRREWAYLEQNPELNRNRTALKNVLVGQSSQTPLWRMITGMVRSDDYMGAMDTIEHLGLLDKAKRKTGELSGGEKQRIAIARALVHGAKVILADEPVMGLDPKSAEHVLQTLRSLCEEERLTVIAVIPLELAEKYCTRILGLAGGEIAVDVTGRRLTHGEKSRL
- a CDS encoding response regulator transcription factor, which gives rise to MSKVLILEDEESIRSFIVINLKRNGLEVLEAGDGNEALHLLQTVPDIDIALLDVMVPGIDGFEVCRRIREANERIGIIFLTAKVQEQDKVYALSVGADDHVSKPFSPTELIARLQSLLRRVNVQRAGSAKVSFQSGPFTLDLISKLFKKNGKTLELTPTEFSLVQFFLEKENTPLSRDVLLDHVWGKEYMGDPKIVDVNIRRLRQKIEDNPSEPEFLQTVWGHGYKWKGKGQ
- a CDS encoding sensor histidine kinase → MIKKGIRREIVVHYFLVVFMALLLVEVIFLLAVRTYYYDSVYSHIASHIVLADEYYQTYALRDKNTSIINQVISYFELYGTELQVLNLDGRILSSSNDFDTDNVIQTSDVTQALAGETSRWVGKQPGTNQIVMSVSKTLKNAGENQYILRYVTSLEKINDKLLNLTMLSILIGTAVLATVLAFSIGLANSIVKPINNIRAVSAQMAKGRFNVRVKGDYKYELGELASTLNYMAQEIVRSNQVKDDFISSISHELRTPLTSIKGWSETLNSGGYDPEETRIGMQIITKETDRLIGLVEEILDFSKLQQNEMKLVTSSVNLKELLQEIMLNMWAKAEKKGIKLNLVADWKPVIQGDANRLKQVFLNLVDNAVKFSHEHGTVDLTFEMEEGFVAVVVRDYGIGISEEHIQRVKDRFFQVNPVNGGTGLGLAITQQLVELHRGTLQMASELGQGTTVTVRLPLLEPQPQDMSVNDQQTEIEATASPSQQDHT
- a CDS encoding GNAT family N-acetyltransferase, which gives rise to MFNNSTAFIETSSGVFTLAPAEAGEEGMMLQVLVSTAEEMVRQARHQWTPALFDLNLMEQYLSERSVFLLKHEGEPAGMFTIQESDPSYWQDRNDTRYHYLHRLAVLPRYRGFELGRQMIAFAERRSREQGKAGLRLDCVTHLQGLNDYYLRLGYQFVAMQDMGGRTVNLYQKQW
- a CDS encoding glucose-1-phosphate adenylyltransferase, with translation MKRKECIAMLLAGGEGKRLAPLTSKLAKPAVPFGGHYRIIDFPLSNCVNSGIDTVGVLTQYESSSLHEHIGDGAPWGMTRSEAGGVALLSSDEIPQGQYLGTADAIYKNMTYIDGQNPEHVLVLSGDHIYHMNYREMLESHIEQGASATISVMEVPWEQASRFGVMSVDENLKITEFAEKPEKPESNLASMGIYLFQWDYLKRHLEEDAQDHQSSHDFGKDVIPKMLAEQNPLYAFRFKGYWRDVGTVESLWEAHMDVLDQTELVLEKPEWPMYTRPWRTKLSAHSGRQYDYSSDSLLHKSCQFEGKAKRSVIFCGAEIGKNAIVKDSIIMPNAKIGKNVHIEHAIIGEGAVIKDGASVKGTLGNVVVVAPHETVTPKPTVRTQPARLLEVYEKGRLRANVSSS
- the glgB gene encoding 1,4-alpha-glucan branching protein GlgB — protein: MYLFHEGTSFHSYRFMGAHPRIENGQEGVRFTVWAPNASHVGLAGDWNAWDGSKDSLHKIPETGIWTRFFPGLTVGTLYKYEITGPHQEMFLKADPYAFASELRPATASAVTDLTGYKWSDAAYRRKKSAGYRKPVNIYEMHFGTWRQHEDGSFLTYREMADHLIPYLLDMNYTHVEFMPLAEHPYDLSWGYQGTGFYSLTSRYGSPHDFMYLVDQLHQADIGVLLDWVPAHFAKDAHGLRQFDGGPLYEYEDPSKAEKPGWGTLSFDYSKPEVVSFLISNAIFWMEMYHIDGLRVDAVTSMIRLDFEKEEWQYHPNEQGTLENLEAISFLQQLNKTVFEYYPNALMMAEESSAWPGVTSPAHEGGLGFNYKWNMGWMNDTLSYIEEDFDQRPGKHHLLTFPICYAYSENFALPFSHDEVVHGKKSLLDKCPGSYEQKFAGLRGLLGYQMTQPGKKLLFMGGEFGQFIEWKDQEQLDWLLLDYEAHRQLHTYTASLNKLYKEQRALWELDHDLDGFQWICADDAGQSVVTYLRKSTKPGDTLIVIINFQPQQHERYRIGVPKPGQYEEIFNSDDVLYGGEGRRNNETLKTDKVPWHNQHQSLEVMVPPLGMLVLKKKPPRPRKTTASSKPGTKGTTAANK
- the glgA gene encoding glycogen synthase GlgA, with protein sequence MKLLFAAAEGVPFVKTGGLADVIGALPKALQKAGADIRIVMPKYGSISEEYVSQMEHVGETRVQVGWRRQFCGVEKIVEDGITIYFIDNEYYFKRDGIYGYMDDGERFSFFNRAVLEMLPLVDFMPDVVHCHDWHAGMIPLLLEADYRHREGYGNIRSVFTIHNLLYQGVFPYEVLVDTLGLHSRYFHAEGVEYYGNVNFLKAGIVYSDHVTTVSPTYAREIQTSYYGYGLDGMLSSCGDRLSGIVNGIDTKSYNPATDPHIAVKYRSNLGKKVKNKLQLQQELGLPESSTVPLMAMVTRLVDSKGLDLVVRILDELLYYDDIQIVILGTGDPSYEHWFREAAIRFPNKCSAQISFSEPLSRKLYAASDLFLMPSKFEPCGISQLIALRYGSIPIVRETGGLNDTVQAYNEFTGEGNGFSFTNYNAHDMLNTIRRAEDIYRKPEHWKKVTKNAMSGDYSWLVSAKQYMDIYDLINSSE